DNA sequence from the Leptospiraceae bacterium genome:
ACAATCTGAATAATAGTGCCAATGCAGAACAAAAAAAGCGTTATTTACCCAGAGTGATTTCCGGGGAATGGATAGCCGGGATGGGCATGACAGAACCCGGAGCCGGTACTGATGTTCTGGGAATGAGCACCCTTGCTGTTAAAAAAGGAAATAAATACATACTGAATGGCACCAAACAATATATTACAAATGGAAATATTGGTTCGGTATTCCTGGTCTATGCAAAAATGGACAGTAAGGATAACAAAAAAACCACAGCCTTTATTGTGGAATCAGGTTTCCCCGGTTTCAGTGTAGGAAAGAAAGAAGAAAAACTGGGAATGCGAGCTTCTCCAACCACTCAGCTCATTTTTGAGGACATGGAAGTTCCCGAAGAAAATTTAATCGGGGAAGAAAATGGAGCTATCGGTCACATGATGCGCAACCTGGAAATCGAGAGGGTTACTCTTGCGGCTCAGTCTCTGGGTATCGCTCTTCGTTCCATTGAGATTATGTGTGATTATGCGATTCGACACAGGGAAGCCTTCGGGAAAAAGTTAAGTGAGTTCGGGCAAATGCAACGTTTAATTGCAGAATCTTATGCTGATTGTTCTGCGGCCAGGGCCCTGGTTTATGAGGTAGCTTCCAAAATCCATCCTTCTTCTCGTAATTCTCTTGGGGCGGCTTCTGCAAAATTAGTAGCCACACGTATGGCCGAAACTGTATCGAGAAATGCAATTCAAGTCTTAGGTGGTTATGGTTATTGCCGGGAATATCCGATTGAAAGGCTGCATAGAGATTCGATACTTCTATCCATAGGGGGTGGAACGAATGAAGCTATGCAGAAAAATATTATTGCTGATTTAAAAAAAATTTATTCCTGAGATGGGACTCAAAGTAGAAGAATATCTTGAAATTCAGGGTGGAAAACTCTATCTTCGTTTCCTGAACCGTAATCTCATGGATCCGGAAAAGCCCTTCCTGCTTTTTTTGCATGAAGGACTGGGTTCAGTAGAACAATGGAAAACCTTCCCGGAGAGGCTATGCGAAGAAGCCTGCCTTCCCGGAGTTTTATACGATAGATTCGGTCATGGAAAATCAGCTCCGTTTTTAAAGAAGAGAGAGATTGATTATCTCGAAATAGAAGCTTTTGAAATTTTACCCCAGGTTTTAAATCAACTTCCATCTAGGGAAGTAATTTTTATAGGTCACAGTGATGGAGCGAGTATTGCTTTATTATTCGCTTCAAGGTTTCCGGATAGAGTCAGGGCTGTTATTTCAGAGTCAGCCCATATTTATTGTGAAGAGCTTACTCGTTCTGCTATACGAGAAGTTGGTTTTGCTTATCTTATGACCGATCTGGGAAGTAGGCTGGAAAGATACCATGGAGATAAGACTGTAGATCTGTTTCATGCCTGGCATGACACCTGGTTAACCGAGGAGTTTAAATACTGGAGTATTGAATCCTTTATGGAAAATGTGGTATGTCCGGTTCTTCTTATGCAGGGAAAAAATGATCAATATTTTGCATCAAGTCATTTGGAGGATCTTGCCCTTGAGCTAAAAAATGCGAAGGTGCAAAAAAAACTCATCGATAAATGTCAGCATGTTCCCCATTTTGAAAAACGTAAGGAAGTCCTTGATATAATCTTACATTTTTTGGAATCGGAAAACTTGTTTCCAAAGAAAAAGCCTTGTTAAATGCAAGGGGTCTAAACATAATCAGTGCAATCCAATGCTTCTAAAAAATAGTTTTCGAATTCATCTGAAAAAAGAAAGTGTAGAGCCCCCTGTTTCTAAAACTCTTTTATTTAGCGAGGGGAATCTGGCAATATATTCCCGTATTCCTAAAGATAGTGTATCTTTCTTTTTTAGAAAATTAGAAAACTATGTTATATGCCTTCAGGGGAATTTTTATCTTGATTCGGCTCTTAGTATAGATACTGCAAAAAACCTTGATGAATTCTCTGAAAAATTGAACCAGATTGGAGTCGAGGCCGCCATTAGCTGCATACGGGGCGGACTTTTTTCTCTTGCTGTTTATGATAAGAAGTCCTTAAATCTATACCTGAAAACGGATAATATGGGGATTAACCCTTTATTTTACAGGGTAGATGATGAGGAAATCGAGATTAGCGACAACCAATTCTCTATATCTTCAAAAGAGAACGTGTCTTATCTCGCCTGTATTGAGTATTTGAAATTTGGTTATCTACCCTTTTCTCCTTCTCTGTTTGAGAATATACAGAGACTAATGCCGGAAGAATTTATTTGTATTCATACCCAAAGCAGACAATTAACCAAAACTGATAAAATGTGGTATAAATACGTATCTGTAGGAGAAAGGCACTGCGACATCATAGAAAGTACCGAACGCATACATATAGCCCTGGAATCCTATTTCTCTCTTATGCCGGAAAAAAAGTATATGCTGGGATTGTCAGGGGGTTACGATTCCAGACTCATCCTTGCTTTTTTGTCCTATCGGAACCCTGAACTTTTACATTTTCAGAACCGTGACAATAGCAGGGATACAAACCTGGCAAAAAAAGCGGCAGAACTGGCCGGGCTTAGTTTAAATGTTATGGGTTTTCCCCAGAATGCTCTCGCTCTATTCCACACAAATCTCAGGCATACATTTCGAAACTTAAATAGTCTGGAATACTCCCACCTGCTTTTTTTACATTATCTGATAAACGAGCAAAAACCGGCATACTATGTAGATGGATGCGCCGGGGATACCATCTTAGGTGGAACCTACTATTTTGAGGGTGGCAAAGATCCAATTTCCGTTTTAAAATACATCTATATGCAGGGAAATTATAATCATCCTTTCCAAAGTATGAGATCCTATGAAGAAAGACTCTATTCTCAAAGAGAATCGGTTACAGATTTTTATATGCAGGAGCTAATTGGAAAAGATGAGAAAGTGGAAATACGCAAAAAAATGCGAGCGATTGTTCAGTTTCTGAAAGCTTATAGTCAAACACATGAAGATCTCCTCGAAGCAATAGGACATTATACCCGAACCCGTTGTCTGCTTTCTACAGGTCCTACAGGAAGTCTATCTACTGTACCCTGCCTGGTTCCCTTTCTGGATAGGGAAATAAAAAAAGCTGCCCTCGATACTTCCAAAGATCTGAGAAGCATGGACAGGTTATACAATCATTACTGGAACCAGTATCACCCGGAATTTAGTCGTATAAGGCGTTCGGGTACGGGAGGAAAGGCCAGCAGCGGAAATGTTTTATACCGCCTTCAGCATGTAATCAATTATACCATGAAAAAACTTCAGTATCTTCCCGATAATTCCTTTTTAAAAAGGAGAGAATATATCAGTGTAGCTTCCTACTTAAATAATATGGAAAATAAGAGCTTTATTGAGAGTTCTTTGAGAAATATTTCCAGGAAGATACCGGAACGAATCAGCCATTTCATTCTCCAAAAACATGAGGATCATGTTTTACTCTCCCGTCTTTTAATTCGTTTTATCAGTTTAAATGAACTATTGCATTGAGGTTTACACGGGAACAAAAGAAATATTGCTGATACAAAATCTGGCAGTCTGAAAGTAAATACTGAGTATTAATTACTACTGTTAGACTTTCTTAAAAAATCTCTCCAAATAGGCTTCCGGAAGTTCTACAATACGGGAAATGAATTTCAGCTCAGCTCCTTCTTTCTTCACATTAATTGCAGTCCTTAGCTTACTTTTATGCTCTGCTCGTTTTTCGCACTTTTGAGTCAGAAGTATACCTTTTTGAATTCCCTCCTGAATGCTTTTTTCCCGGATTCCAAACTCTTCAGCTAGTTCCCAAACTCTTTCTTCTATGGCCGTCATGTTCTTTCCCATTTCCTTTAGTATAAACTCTACTTCTTCTCTGTAAAGTAAAAAACTGTCTTTCAAGTTCTCTCCGAAGCCTTTTTCTATGGCTTCCCGGATTATCTCTTCTCTCTGTTTCTTTGCTTTAAATATTTGCAAGAACTCCAGTTCCCGGTCAGTCTTTTTCTCCAGTTCAGAAACTACGATGCAATGTATCTTTGTTATTCCTGGATTCTCCATGACAAAAAGTCCTTTTCTCTTCTCTAAGAAATGATATGTCTCTAAAAATCGTTGGGGTTTTTGGGTTGTGATAAGAGTAAAGCTTAAGCTTACCTTCTCTTTTTTCCGTAGGACAAAAGCCGAGATATAATACAAAGTTTTGTAAATATCCTGTAGTTTCACCCCCTGGCTTTCAGACTTGAATTCGATGATATTAAATTCCTGAAAATAATTCATTAAGTCAAGGTGCTTCCCTATAGGTTTATCACTCTCTATCACAAGGACATCGAGTTTTCTCGGAAGCCTGTGCAATTCAAATTCTGTTTCTACCTTTGCGAACCTGGAGAAAAAGGCTATAGCTCTTTTTTTAAACACTTCATCAAAGGTTTTTTGGGTTCATGTGACCCTCTACTATAAAGGGTTTGAAAAATGAAGTTTGGACTCTATTTTTAGAAAAAAAATTAAAATCTGAGATTTTTTTAAAACGGACATAATTCTGAGTAAAGCGAGTGTGCACATAAGTATAAAGTCCCTTGCCGTTTCTAAAGTTGATAAGCATGCTTTATGATCTTTATCAGTCTAAAAGAACTATTGCATTGAGCTGCCCTGTAAATATCTGTTTTCAAAGCTATAATATCTGTTTTAATTGACAGCGATGGAAATACACGAAAACTAGAGAAATACATGTTGTATTTTAAGTATCATTACCTGAGATTTTGGAATTAGCTCTAAAAAGCGAAAACGCATGTTTTTTTGTCTAATAAGCATTCCAGAAGCATAGCGCGGAAAAAACAAGCAAGAGGTATAAACATGAAGAAATGGCAAATAAATAAATTTATTATTGGGATCCTATTTTTTAGCCTCCTACTCAGCTCTGTTCTAATCGGACAGATGAAAAGAGGAGCAGAGATTCTGAAGGATAGTGATTCTGATTCCATACCCGATGCGGTTGAAAACCTTTCCACAAGTTTAAACGCAGGTGAAGATGAATGCAAATATACGAAATTTAGCTCACAATGTAAAGATGTCTCCCTGAACGGTCTGGAAGGAAATGAGCATTTTATTTACCTGATCGATCAGAGTAGTAGTATGCAGGAGAAGCTGGGAGACAAGTCTCGAATGGAAGTAGCAAAAGAAATTCTAAGTGATTATATTAAAAATCTTCCAGAACAATTTAGTAGTGCCTACGAAGAAAACCCCATGCGTTTTGGAGTTTATGTATACGGACACAACGCCTGCGAAGATCTCAAAGAGTTACAGTCACCTTTTAAAAGACTAAAGCGTAAAACCCTTCAGGAACAAATTCAAACATTAAATCCGAGTGGTGCGACTCCCATTGCCCGTTCTCTAGAAATCCTGGCTGAGAAAATTCAGAAAAAAAAGGGAAAATTTACTATTATGTTGGTCACCGATGGAGTGGAAAGTTGTCAGGGCGACCCAATTGCAAAAGCAAGAGAACTGGTGGCTCTAAATTCCCTGGAACGTTCCGTTAAACTTTCGGTTATCGGTCTCGGTGTTCCAAAGAATATAGAGGCAGAATTGAAAAAAATTGCGGAAGCTTCCGATGGCTCTTATAATACGGTAAATAGTGCCGCAGAATTTAAACAGGTTTTTGTGAGTCCATTTCGCGAAATGGTGCAGAATTTGCTTGGTTTAGTTTGTATGCAATCAGTAACAGACAAGATCATCCGCTGTGAAGAACGTCGCTATAGTTATGTAGAAAAAGCCTATCTTAAAATTAGTAATCCGTTTTCTTCCGGTTTAAAGAAAGAAGAACGGGAGATTCTCCTTGAAGAGAGAAAAGAAATTACTTCAAAGAAAAATAAAAGACTGACCTTGTATAATAATTTAAAAACAAAAGGCTCCAAGATATTTAAAGCGAAAGCCGATAACCTCGTGAAGTTTGTAGGAAAAATACAGGAATATAATAATAAATCTAAATGAGAATTTTACATACTACTGCTGAACTCTTTCCTTACGTGAAAGTTGGAGGCCTGTCTGATATGCTGGCCTCCTTATCCAAAACCCAGGCGAAAGAAAACGAAGTATTCATTGCACTTCCCCTAATTCGAAATATTAGGGGACATATCGAGTTTACAGGAAGAGAACTTTCTTGCATTTCTCCTCATGACTCTTATGGTTCTAATGCTTCTAATATTCTTGAGAATTCAAAATTCAGAGAAGCAAAAGCGGGAGATGTAAAGCTTTATTTCTTTGATTCTCCTATTTTTCGGGATTTATATACCATTTATGAAAATGCAAATGAGCACTACAACTTTGCAGTTTTCTCTTATGCCTGCTTCCATTTAGCCGAACAGCTTGAGGTTAGCTTAATCCACTCTCATGACTGGCATACTGCACTTTGCTCAGTAATCAGTTCTACCAGACCGGAAGGTTTTCCCACCTGTTTTACCATTCATAATATGTCCCATCAGGGGGATCACCCCTTTGAAATGACCGGTTTTCTTCGTTCGGATCCTTTCTTTTTGATACCGGAAAATCTAGAGCATCTGGGTAAAGTGAATTACATGAGAGGAGCCCTGCAACATGCCCAGGAGATAACCACGGTAAGTCCGGGGTATCGGGATGAAATCCTTTCTGAGCCCAATGGATATTTTCTTTCCTGGCTTTTGCAACAAAGACAGGATTCCCTTACCGGTATATTAAATGGAATCGATGAGAAAGAATGGAACCCGGAACTGGATAAAAAGATC
Encoded proteins:
- a CDS encoding acyl-CoA dehydrogenase family protein; amino-acid sequence: MLVSMSQSFDLYNPTEAHLELRNNIARFSKARLDEQAKENDEQESFNHKLFSQLAGELGLLGVTVPEKDGGLGLDPVAAVIIHEEMSKYDPGFTLSYLAHEVLFVNNLNNSANAEQKKRYLPRVISGEWIAGMGMTEPGAGTDVLGMSTLAVKKGNKYILNGTKQYITNGNIGSVFLVYAKMDSKDNKKTTAFIVESGFPGFSVGKKEEKLGMRASPTTQLIFEDMEVPEENLIGEENGAIGHMMRNLEIERVTLAAQSLGIALRSIEIMCDYAIRHREAFGKKLSEFGQMQRLIAESYADCSAARALVYEVASKIHPSSRNSLGAASAKLVATRMAETVSRNAIQVLGGYGYCREYPIERLHRDSILLSIGGGTNEAMQKNIIADLKKIYS
- a CDS encoding alpha/beta hydrolase gives rise to the protein MGLKVEEYLEIQGGKLYLRFLNRNLMDPEKPFLLFLHEGLGSVEQWKTFPERLCEEACLPGVLYDRFGHGKSAPFLKKREIDYLEIEAFEILPQVLNQLPSREVIFIGHSDGASIALLFASRFPDRVRAVISESAHIYCEELTRSAIREVGFAYLMTDLGSRLERYHGDKTVDLFHAWHDTWLTEEFKYWSIESFMENVVCPVLLMQGKNDQYFASSHLEDLALELKNAKVQKKLIDKCQHVPHFEKRKEVLDIILHFLESENLFPKKKPC
- a CDS encoding VWA domain-containing protein, with translation MKKWQINKFIIGILFFSLLLSSVLIGQMKRGAEILKDSDSDSIPDAVENLSTSLNAGEDECKYTKFSSQCKDVSLNGLEGNEHFIYLIDQSSSMQEKLGDKSRMEVAKEILSDYIKNLPEQFSSAYEENPMRFGVYVYGHNACEDLKELQSPFKRLKRKTLQEQIQTLNPSGATPIARSLEILAEKIQKKKGKFTIMLVTDGVESCQGDPIAKARELVALNSLERSVKLSVIGLGVPKNIEAELKKIAEASDGSYNTVNSAAEFKQVFVSPFREMVQNLLGLVCMQSVTDKIIRCEERRYSYVEKAYLKISNPFSSGLKKEEREILLEERKEITSKKNKRLTLYNNLKTKGSKIFKAKADNLVKFVGKIQEYNNKSK
- a CDS encoding glycogen synthase, translating into MRILHTTAELFPYVKVGGLSDMLASLSKTQAKENEVFIALPLIRNIRGHIEFTGRELSCISPHDSYGSNASNILENSKFREAKAGDVKLYFFDSPIFRDLYTIYENANEHYNFAVFSYACFHLAEQLEVSLIHSHDWHTALCSVISSTRPEGFPTCFTIHNMSHQGDHPFEMTGFLRSDPFFLIPENLEHLGKVNYMRGALQHAQEITTVSPGYRDEILSEPNGYFLSWLLQQRQDSLTGILNGIDEKEWNPELDKKIYFNYNKETVKEGKHRNKLALYQEYGLHIDINRPLIGSVGRLSYQKGIATFLNSFFWKWQLPFYYFVLGTGDVNLENALFEQSHHNHQRLYFYRGFSEDLARKVEAASDFFIMPSLFEPCGLNQLYSHAYGTIPIVSRVGGLKDTVHESYEIEHQTGLVFEPGQDHSLNYAMERANSLYYDKPKFDRVRQNVMSQDWTWTNRVKEYRVVYERAISKKIRVKPFE